One window of the Synechococcus sp. CC9311 genome contains the following:
- a CDS encoding diflavin flavoprotein — protein sequence MATSSLKPSVTASSTSPRLSLQSEVIAADSSTIRSLDWERSRFDIEFGLRNGTTYNAFLVRGERTALIDTSHAKFRDTWLPLLQEQIDPKQIDYLIVSHTEPDHSGLIGDLIDMNPEIEIIGSKVAIQFLKDQVHRPFSSRAVKSGEELDLGINPESGVQHRFEFLSAPNLHWPDTIFSFDHGSGILYTCDAFGLHYCSEDVFDSDPGAIAPDFRFYYDCLMGPNARSVLQALKRMDGLPEINTIAVGHGPLLRHHLSHWINDYREWSGKRNKGESYAAVCYLSQYGFCDRLSQAIAHGIGKTDAQVQLVDLRATDAQELTALISEAKAVVVPTWPANADAELQSSIGTLLAALHGKQLVGVYDAFGGDDEPIDSVAGQLRSQGQKEAFSPLRIRQLPQGGDYQRCEESGTDLGQFLTRAKTIAAMKSLDGDLDKALGRLSGGLYVVTASQGAGDSLRRSAMVASWVSQASFTPPGITVAVAKDRAIEALMQVGDQFVLNILREDNHQQLLRHFLKRFPPGADRFAGINVLESEAEGGPVLGDALAYLGCRVEQRMEGPDHWVIYAVVEQGNVADANAMTAVHHRKVGNHY from the coding sequence ATGGCCACCTCCAGCTTGAAGCCATCAGTGACTGCGTCAAGCACCAGTCCGAGGCTCTCCCTTCAATCGGAAGTGATTGCTGCTGACAGCAGCACGATTCGCTCCCTCGACTGGGAGAGAAGCCGTTTCGATATTGAATTTGGCCTGCGCAACGGCACCACCTACAACGCCTTTCTGGTGCGGGGTGAACGCACCGCCCTGATTGATACCAGTCACGCCAAATTCCGCGACACCTGGCTGCCGCTTTTGCAGGAGCAAATCGATCCGAAACAGATCGATTACCTGATCGTGAGCCATACCGAACCGGACCACTCAGGACTAATTGGGGACCTGATTGACATGAACCCTGAGATCGAAATTATTGGGTCCAAGGTGGCGATTCAATTCCTGAAAGACCAGGTTCATCGGCCGTTCAGCTCCCGAGCCGTAAAAAGCGGAGAAGAGCTCGACCTAGGCATCAATCCTGAGAGCGGCGTACAGCATCGCTTTGAGTTTTTAAGTGCACCCAACCTGCACTGGCCGGACACGATTTTTTCATTTGACCACGGCAGCGGAATCCTCTATACCTGCGATGCCTTTGGGCTGCACTACTGCTCGGAAGACGTCTTTGACAGCGATCCTGGCGCCATTGCCCCGGATTTCCGCTTCTACTACGACTGCTTGATGGGGCCCAATGCCCGCAGCGTGCTTCAAGCCCTTAAGCGTATGGATGGCCTGCCCGAGATCAACACCATCGCTGTAGGTCATGGCCCTTTGCTTCGCCATCACCTCAGCCACTGGATCAACGATTACCGCGAATGGAGCGGGAAACGCAATAAAGGCGAGAGTTACGCAGCCGTTTGTTATTTGAGTCAATACGGCTTCTGTGACCGCCTCAGCCAGGCGATCGCACATGGCATCGGCAAGACCGACGCTCAGGTTCAACTTGTTGATCTACGCGCCACCGATGCCCAAGAGCTCACAGCCCTGATTAGTGAAGCCAAGGCCGTGGTGGTTCCCACCTGGCCAGCGAACGCAGATGCTGAGCTGCAAAGCAGCATCGGAACCTTATTGGCTGCGTTGCATGGCAAACAACTCGTTGGCGTCTACGACGCTTTTGGTGGAGATGACGAGCCGATCGATTCTGTGGCCGGACAACTACGCAGCCAGGGACAGAAGGAAGCCTTTTCCCCCCTCCGCATTCGCCAGCTTCCTCAAGGTGGCGACTATCAGCGCTGCGAAGAATCAGGCACCGACCTTGGCCAGTTTTTAACGCGAGCCAAAACGATCGCAGCCATGAAAAGCCTGGACGGCGATCTAGACAAAGCTCTAGGTCGTCTCAGCGGTGGGCTCTATGTAGTCACTGCCAGCCAAGGCGCAGGCGACAGCCTGCGCCGTAGCGCGATGGTGGCGAGCTGGGTCAGTCAGGCCAGTTTCACCCCACCAGGCATCACCGTGGCCGTTGCCAAAGACAGGGCAATCGAGGCTCTGATGCAGGTTGGCGACCAATTTGTGCTGAATATCCTCCGCGAGGACAACCATCAACAACTGCTCCGCCATTTTCTCAAGCGATTCCCACCCGGCGCCGACCGTTTCGCTGGCATCAACGTGCTGGAGTCAGAAGCGGAGGGCGGCCCCGTCCTCGGAGATGCACTGGCGTACTTGGGTTGCCGCGTGGAACAACGCATGGAAGGTCCCGATCACTGGGTGATTTATGCCGTGGTGGAACAGGGGAACGTGGCTGACGCCAATGCCATGACCGCCGTGCATCACCGCAAAGTGGGGAACCACTACTAA
- a CDS encoding diflavin flavoprotein has translation MATSNLEAPVAVSRQVISLPIDEGLTCLRGLSPQRLRFELEYALERGSTANSFLFDAGTDCEGQHQTAVLVHPPGKAYDKAFLPALAGLLPAQTIALKVVVGHVNPNRVALLRDLASLYPELELIASNAGAKLLEELWSQRKPAAPGQASEQPAIPELPAIQVIRHEQTLPLSYHHKLQLVPAPTPRWPGGLLAFEQSLGLLMSGKLFSAHICTHEWAESGRSATEEERRHFYDCLMAPMAGQVDSLVERLEELDITTVAPGHGPAIDTSWRSLFNDYRRWGESQQQASLSVALLFASAYGNTAAIADALAQGVGRTGIRITSLNCEFTPPDELINTIKQADGILIGSPTLGGHAPTPIVSALGTLLAEGDRSKPVGVFGSFGWSGEAIDLLENKLRDGGFHFAFDPIRVKFSPDAAMIRTLEETGTRFGRELHREQRKQQRRSGGGLSESRSDPAVLALGRVVGSLCVLTARKGELSGAMIASWVTQASFTPPGFTVAVAKDRAVEALLHIGDCFALNVLAEGRESGPMKQFLQPFEPGADRFAGLELKASPHEQPLLPEALAWMEATVKQRMECGDHWLIYAEVSHGGLLDSVGGTAVHQRRSGANY, from the coding sequence ATGGCGACATCCAACCTCGAGGCCCCTGTAGCAGTGAGCCGACAAGTGATCAGCCTGCCCATCGATGAAGGACTCACTTGCCTGCGGGGGCTGAGTCCTCAACGGCTCCGATTCGAGTTGGAATATGCGCTGGAACGAGGCAGCACCGCCAATAGTTTTCTGTTTGATGCCGGCACAGATTGCGAGGGCCAGCATCAGACCGCGGTCCTTGTGCATCCTCCCGGCAAGGCCTACGACAAGGCCTTTCTCCCGGCTCTTGCAGGCTTACTCCCCGCCCAAACCATTGCGCTGAAGGTTGTGGTTGGGCACGTCAACCCCAACAGGGTGGCGCTGCTCCGTGATCTGGCCAGCCTGTATCCCGAGCTCGAACTGATTGCCTCAAACGCTGGCGCCAAGCTCCTGGAGGAACTCTGGTCCCAACGCAAACCCGCAGCCCCGGGACAGGCGAGCGAACAGCCTGCCATTCCCGAACTTCCAGCCATCCAGGTGATCCGCCACGAGCAAACCCTGCCTCTCAGCTATCACCACAAGCTTCAACTCGTTCCCGCTCCAACGCCCCGATGGCCTGGGGGCCTGCTGGCGTTTGAACAGTCGCTCGGACTTCTGATGAGCGGCAAGCTGTTTTCGGCGCACATCTGCACCCATGAGTGGGCTGAGTCCGGTCGCAGTGCCACTGAAGAGGAGCGTCGTCACTTTTATGACTGCCTCATGGCACCGATGGCGGGCCAGGTGGACTCCCTGGTGGAGCGCCTAGAAGAGCTGGACATCACCACGGTGGCGCCGGGCCACGGTCCAGCCATCGACACAAGCTGGCGCAGTTTGTTCAATGACTATCGGCGCTGGGGGGAAAGCCAACAGCAAGCCAGCCTGTCGGTTGCACTGCTCTTTGCCAGTGCTTACGGAAACACGGCTGCCATCGCTGATGCCTTAGCTCAAGGTGTTGGTCGCACTGGGATTCGAATCACCAGTCTCAACTGTGAATTCACACCTCCGGACGAACTGATCAACACGATCAAACAAGCAGACGGCATTTTGATCGGCTCCCCAACGCTCGGGGGCCATGCGCCAACGCCGATCGTCTCCGCCTTGGGGACGCTCCTTGCCGAAGGAGACCGCAGTAAACCCGTAGGCGTATTTGGCAGCTTTGGCTGGAGCGGTGAAGCCATCGACCTGTTGGAAAACAAGCTTCGCGACGGCGGATTTCACTTTGCGTTCGACCCCATCCGGGTGAAGTTCAGCCCTGACGCAGCGATGATTCGAACCCTCGAAGAAACCGGCACCCGATTCGGTCGCGAGTTGCATCGAGAGCAACGCAAACAGCAACGCCGCAGCGGAGGCGGGCTCAGTGAAAGCCGCAGTGACCCTGCCGTGCTGGCCCTGGGTCGGGTCGTGGGATCTCTCTGCGTTCTCACCGCACGAAAGGGTGAACTCTCCGGCGCCATGATTGCGAGCTGGGTCACCCAAGCCAGTTTCACGCCACCGGGATTCACCGTGGCAGTTGCCAAGGATCGAGCCGTTGAGGCCCTTCTTCATATCGGCGACTGCTTTGCTTTAAACGTGCTTGCTGAAGGGCGCGAAAGCGGGCCCATGAAGCAATTCCTCCAACCGTTTGAGCCTGGAGCTGATCGCTTTGCCGGCCTGGAACTGAAAGCCAGTCCCCATGAACAGCCTTTGCTTCCGGAGGCCTTGGCCTGGATGGAAGCAACTGTGAAACAACGCATGGAATGCGGGGATCACTGGCTGATTTACGCCGAGGTCTCCCATGGAGGCCTGCTCGATTCTGTAGGAGGTACGGCAGTGCATCAGCGGCGCAGCGGCGCGAACTACTAA
- a CDS encoding TRAP transporter substrate-binding protein, translated as MQRRQLLRSGGQAAAAAAGAAALSACTIRRAEETRASGLPQVRWRMATSWPISLDTIYGGAVTICQRVEEMSGGAFRIEPFAAGEIVPGLEVLDAVQARSVECGHTASYYYIGKNPAFAFGTAVPFGLSAQQQNTWLYYGGGNEDMNALFADFGAVSFPAGNTGGQLGGWFKKPIQNLASLQGLKMRIPGLGGKVMAKLGVNVQVLPGGEIYLALERGTIDAAEFTGPYDDEKLGLAKAAKHYYYPGWWEPGPTLMALVNRKAWSDLPKEYQAMFRTACYEANLGMLSNYEWRNSEALQRITRQGIKLERYGDDILKAARSASAEIFQELADADAGFKALLERWRLFRRDTRRWNNINELPLAEFDESSEGDQPGDQR; from the coding sequence ATGCAAAGACGGCAGCTGCTTCGCAGCGGTGGTCAAGCGGCAGCGGCAGCGGCGGGCGCCGCAGCTTTGAGTGCCTGCACGATCCGCCGAGCGGAAGAAACGCGCGCCAGCGGCCTACCCCAAGTGCGCTGGCGCATGGCTACGAGTTGGCCCATCTCCCTCGACACCATTTATGGGGGTGCCGTCACCATCTGCCAACGCGTTGAGGAGATGAGTGGTGGAGCCTTCCGGATTGAGCCTTTTGCAGCGGGCGAAATCGTCCCCGGCCTGGAGGTGCTGGATGCCGTTCAAGCGCGTTCTGTTGAATGCGGCCACACCGCCAGCTACTACTACATCGGCAAGAACCCAGCCTTTGCCTTTGGAACGGCGGTGCCGTTTGGCTTGTCTGCCCAACAGCAAAACACCTGGCTGTATTACGGCGGCGGCAACGAGGACATGAATGCCCTGTTTGCCGATTTCGGAGCAGTAAGTTTCCCAGCCGGAAACACGGGAGGTCAACTGGGAGGGTGGTTTAAAAAACCGATCCAAAACCTTGCATCCCTTCAGGGGTTGAAGATGCGCATCCCTGGTCTAGGTGGAAAGGTGATGGCCAAACTGGGCGTGAATGTCCAGGTTCTTCCTGGTGGAGAGATTTACCTCGCTTTAGAGCGGGGCACGATCGATGCAGCCGAATTCACTGGACCCTATGACGATGAAAAGCTTGGATTAGCCAAAGCCGCAAAGCACTATTACTACCCCGGTTGGTGGGAGCCAGGGCCAACACTGATGGCACTGGTCAACCGCAAAGCCTGGTCGGACCTCCCAAAGGAGTATCAAGCCATGTTCCGCACGGCCTGCTACGAAGCCAACCTGGGAATGTTGAGCAATTACGAATGGCGTAACAGCGAAGCATTGCAACGCATCACCCGCCAAGGCATCAAGCTCGAGCGCTATGGCGATGACATCCTCAAAGCTGCTCGTAGCGCTAGCGCGGAGATTTTTCAGGAGCTCGCGGATGCCGACGCAGGATTTAAAGCTCTGCTCGAGCGCTGGCGCTTGTTCCGCCGAGACACCAGAAGGTGGAACAACATCAATGAATTACCGCTCGCTGAATTTGATGAAAGCAGCGAAGGAGATCAACCAGGAGACCAGCGATGA
- a CDS encoding MEKHLA domain-containing protein, with protein sequence MTGIISSTTAPWLRPDAQALTNGLLISYQRAFAQPLLVCDQSGSFHRTAAQELFASPIAVLAHDHSADPLLTYANGTALRIWGHSWQTMVGMPSRLTAEESEQRERASALQQAQQSAGFRGYGGIRINQEGRRFMIHNARIWPLWDDNNEVCGQAAAFSSWWWI encoded by the coding sequence ATGACGGGCATCATTTCAAGTACCACCGCTCCCTGGTTGAGACCTGATGCCCAGGCGCTAACCAACGGCTTGCTGATCTCCTATCAACGGGCCTTTGCTCAACCCCTACTGGTGTGTGATCAAAGCGGCTCGTTTCATCGCACAGCAGCGCAAGAGCTTTTCGCGAGCCCAATTGCCGTGTTGGCTCATGATCACAGTGCTGACCCATTGCTGACCTATGCCAACGGCACAGCCCTGCGGATCTGGGGGCACAGTTGGCAGACCATGGTGGGCATGCCCTCCAGGCTGACTGCGGAGGAGAGTGAGCAACGCGAGCGTGCCAGCGCTCTTCAGCAAGCCCAACAAAGTGCCGGATTCAGAGGCTATGGCGGGATCCGCATTAATCAAGAAGGTCGGCGTTTCATGATTCACAACGCTCGAATCTGGCCCCTGTGGGATGACAATAATGAGGTCTGCGGACAGGCCGCTGCTTTCTCCAGCTGGTGGTGGATTTAA
- a CDS encoding TRAP transporter large permease subunit yields MGWVLSFDSSAVLAPGMFLTLILALLSGFPVAFCLGGIGVIFALLGMLTGEIEPQFVTALPQRILGIMGNFTLLAIPAFVFMGSMLESSGIAERLLESMGRLLGRVRGGLALAVVLVGSLLAATTGVVAATVTTMGMISLPAMLKAGYDKTLATGVIVASGTLGQIIPPSIVLVVLGDQLGISVGDLFIGALLPGLLMAAVFAIYVLVISAIKPELAPQLPQAELGATQPLQLVQSMVPPLSLILIVLGSIFFGIATPTEAGVIGAVGAMLLAALNGGFSRKQLSKVCENTMTTTAMVMAILLGSTAFSLVFRGVGGDQLIADILLNLPGGRVGFLVFSMLIIFLLGFFIDFFEIAFIAVPLLLPAARQLLGPDALIWFGVMIGANLQTSFLTPPFGFALFYLRGVAPKEVKTRDIYRGALPFVGLQVAVLALIIAVPGLVGWLPRFAAAMAPMPLT; encoded by the coding sequence ATGGGTTGGGTGCTGAGTTTCGACTCCTCAGCGGTCCTCGCACCCGGCATGTTTCTGACCTTGATCCTGGCCCTTCTCAGTGGATTCCCTGTGGCCTTCTGCTTGGGAGGCATCGGCGTGATTTTCGCGTTGCTGGGAATGCTGACCGGCGAAATCGAACCTCAATTCGTCACGGCGCTTCCCCAACGGATTTTGGGAATCATGGGCAACTTCACCTTGCTGGCGATCCCCGCTTTCGTATTCATGGGGTCGATGCTGGAGAGCTCAGGCATCGCCGAACGCTTGCTCGAGAGCATGGGTCGCCTGCTGGGACGCGTACGCGGCGGACTGGCTCTCGCCGTCGTGCTCGTTGGGTCACTACTTGCCGCCACCACCGGCGTGGTCGCCGCAACCGTCACCACCATGGGAATGATTTCCCTGCCGGCCATGTTGAAGGCTGGCTACGACAAAACTCTGGCCACGGGCGTGATCGTGGCTTCGGGAACACTGGGCCAGATCATCCCTCCAAGCATCGTGCTCGTCGTCCTCGGCGATCAGTTGGGAATCTCCGTTGGAGACCTGTTCATCGGCGCATTGCTTCCTGGACTCCTGATGGCTGCGGTGTTTGCGATCTATGTGCTGGTCATCAGTGCGATCAAACCTGAACTCGCACCTCAGCTCCCTCAAGCTGAACTGGGAGCCACCCAGCCTCTGCAGCTGGTGCAATCGATGGTGCCGCCCTTGTCATTAATTCTGATTGTGCTGGGGAGCATCTTTTTCGGGATCGCGACCCCAACGGAAGCCGGCGTGATCGGCGCGGTGGGCGCGATGCTCCTGGCCGCTCTCAATGGAGGCTTCAGCCGCAAGCAACTGTCCAAGGTGTGCGAGAACACCATGACCACTACGGCCATGGTGATGGCAATCCTGCTGGGATCCACCGCCTTCAGCCTTGTCTTCCGAGGAGTCGGCGGGGATCAACTCATCGCTGACATCCTCCTCAACCTCCCCGGAGGTCGGGTTGGATTCCTGGTGTTCAGCATGCTGATCATCTTTTTGCTCGGATTCTTCATCGATTTCTTTGAAATCGCCTTCATCGCTGTGCCCTTGCTGTTGCCAGCAGCACGGCAGCTACTCGGTCCAGATGCCCTGATCTGGTTTGGCGTCATGATCGGGGCCAATCTGCAAACATCATTTCTCACTCCACCCTTCGGATTCGCTCTCTTCTATCTCCGTGGCGTCGCGCCCAAGGAGGTGAAAACCCGGGATATTTATCGGGGGGCCTTGCCTTTCGTGGGTCTGCAGGTGGCTGTTTTGGCTTTGATTATTGCCGTGCCTGGCCTCGTGGGCTGGTTGCCGCGTTTTGCTGCTGCGATGGCACCCATGCCGCTGACTTGA
- a CDS encoding SWIM zinc finger family protein — MSITPPGGINTSISDDGLSQQPWWVEQWMELINSYRFKKRLERAWAYAREGHVTSIRFEGRRVHARVQGTDKDPYKVKLWLDVLKDEDWRYVLEALTMKARWSAQLLAGIMPADIERAFAASGRRLFPFKLQEVRSECSCPDKANPCKHISAVYFLMGERFSEDPFVLFQLRGRTRAKLLEDLAAHRLEALQAIAESANQNDNAEALAIDVSSSELNPPHPAVLDPTLWWRYDAGLDGDLVVITPAMEGDTGLDAAGELPLAEEPRFPEARPRFLQHLREQGQALAQQAMLEAMAAGQ, encoded by the coding sequence ATGAGCATCACTCCACCAGGTGGCATCAACACATCGATCAGTGACGACGGTCTGTCCCAACAACCCTGGTGGGTTGAGCAATGGATGGAGCTCATCAATTCCTACCGCTTCAAAAAGCGCTTGGAACGGGCCTGGGCCTACGCGCGAGAAGGTCATGTGACCTCCATTCGCTTCGAAGGACGACGCGTGCATGCCCGCGTGCAAGGCACAGACAAAGACCCCTACAAAGTGAAGCTCTGGCTCGACGTTCTTAAAGATGAGGACTGGCGCTACGTACTGGAGGCGCTCACGATGAAGGCCCGCTGGTCCGCTCAACTCTTGGCAGGGATCATGCCAGCCGATATCGAACGGGCCTTCGCTGCCAGTGGCCGCCGCCTGTTCCCCTTCAAGCTTCAAGAGGTGAGGAGCGAATGCAGCTGTCCAGACAAAGCCAACCCTTGTAAACACATCAGCGCCGTTTACTTCTTGATGGGAGAACGGTTCAGCGAAGATCCGTTTGTGCTGTTTCAGCTGCGTGGTCGCACGCGAGCCAAACTGCTGGAAGACCTGGCGGCGCATCGCCTAGAGGCATTACAGGCCATCGCCGAGAGCGCAAACCAGAACGACAACGCAGAAGCGCTTGCGATTGACGTCAGTAGTAGCGAACTCAATCCTCCCCATCCCGCGGTTCTCGATCCAACGCTCTGGTGGCGCTATGACGCTGGCCTTGACGGAGACCTGGTGGTGATCACCCCGGCGATGGAAGGAGACACGGGACTGGACGCTGCAGGTGAACTACCACTAGCCGAAGAGCCCCGCTTCCCGGAGGCTCGGCCCCGTTTCTTGCAGCACCTGCGCGAACAAGGACAAGCCTTAGCGCAACAAGCCATGTTGGAAGCGATGGCAGCGGGGCAGTAA
- a CDS encoding TRAP transporter small permease subunit, producing MNGRFAGLVRMLDGMNAAAAWLARWSVLLMLAIGFWNVVGRYVGSAIGINLSSNGLIEAQWYLFALIFLLGLGWTLQKDGHVRVDVLQSRWSARRQARQELSSLLLLLLPFAFGVMALSVAPALRSWSIGEMSPDPGGLPRTWLKSLIPVGFLLLGLQGIAESLRLRWKLMHGDEQSDGQQPPQEGTGL from the coding sequence ATGAACGGTCGCTTTGCAGGTCTCGTACGCATGCTCGACGGGATGAATGCCGCTGCAGCCTGGCTAGCGCGCTGGTCGGTGTTGTTGATGCTCGCCATCGGCTTCTGGAATGTGGTGGGCCGGTATGTGGGATCAGCAATCGGGATCAACCTCAGCAGCAATGGGCTGATCGAAGCCCAGTGGTATTTATTTGCGCTGATTTTTCTGCTCGGACTGGGCTGGACGCTGCAAAAAGACGGCCATGTTCGTGTTGATGTCCTGCAAAGCCGCTGGAGCGCCCGCCGCCAGGCTCGCCAAGAACTCAGTTCATTGCTCTTGTTATTACTGCCATTCGCCTTTGGCGTCATGGCCCTATCGGTTGCACCGGCGCTGCGTTCTTGGAGTATTGGGGAGATGTCTCCCGATCCGGGTGGTTTACCTCGCACCTGGCTGAAGTCTCTGATTCCAGTGGGTTTTCTGTTACTAGGCCTCCAGGGAATTGCGGAATCCTTGCGGCTGCGCTGGAAGCTGATGCATGGGGATGAGCAGTCCGATGGTCAGCAACCTCCTCAGGAAGGAACCGGCCTGTGA
- a CDS encoding winged helix-turn-helix transcriptional regulator — MVRTIYPEVPPRVEYALTDLGRELLPVLDDLHAWGERQADFNSASR; from the coding sequence GTGGTGCGAACGATTTATCCCGAGGTGCCGCCACGGGTGGAATACGCGTTGACGGACCTCGGTCGTGAGTTATTGCCAGTGCTTGATGATCTGCACGCCTGGGGCGAGCGTCAGGCGGACTTCAATTCCGCTTCCCGATAA
- a CDS encoding NRAMP family divalent metal transporter, translated as MATSASRSASGLRQSLGPGILMAGACIGGSHLMSSTTAGARFGFALLGLILLTNLVKYPFLRVGTRFTAVTGLTLLERFQRRNRFYLPLYLLVSLVTGTLTIAAVSFVAGLLLTNVPLLANFNTFGLAIAVLAVSGLILLLGHYRALDRLSKVLVVLLTLLSGVAALTLLMRGSVGDVAATWVGTTPSPWTAANLAFLIPLMGWMPGPVEMCVWPSLWMFSRAQDSKHSASLKEAEFDFNLGYVVTVVTAVFFVILGAYTMYGTGEGMFAGSGVSFAQNLIRLYTEAMGGWAAWVIIPAAFAAMFSTTLTCLDAYPRSISAIQGLLQGSDRGDLASAPQQRRLSVWLVLHLLAALVALLFAFSGGIGVKDFVFGAMTGSFLTAPLFAWMAMDTMNSDLVAVEHRDGPAMQVLTWFGLAFLTGFSLLFLGWWVFGWGA; from the coding sequence ATGGCTACCTCCGCCTCACGTTCGGCATCGGGTCTCAGGCAGAGCCTAGGGCCGGGGATTTTGATGGCTGGGGCCTGTATTGGCGGGTCTCACTTGATGTCGTCCACAACGGCTGGGGCCAGGTTTGGCTTTGCGTTATTGGGCCTAATCCTGCTCACCAATTTGGTGAAGTATCCATTTCTGCGGGTGGGCACACGTTTTACAGCAGTCACTGGATTGACATTGTTAGAGAGGTTTCAGCGCCGCAATCGCTTCTACCTCCCGCTTTACCTCTTGGTCAGTCTTGTCACCGGAACGCTCACGATTGCGGCGGTCAGCTTTGTTGCTGGGCTCTTGTTGACCAACGTGCCGCTTTTGGCGAATTTCAATACGTTCGGCTTGGCCATCGCCGTGCTGGCTGTGAGTGGCTTGATCCTTCTTCTGGGGCACTACCGGGCGCTGGATCGTCTTTCGAAAGTGTTGGTTGTTCTGTTGACCCTTCTTTCCGGAGTGGCAGCGTTGACACTGTTGATGCGCGGTTCTGTTGGGGATGTGGCAGCCACCTGGGTTGGTACAACTCCTTCTCCCTGGACAGCCGCAAACTTGGCATTCCTAATCCCCTTGATGGGCTGGATGCCCGGTCCGGTGGAGATGTGCGTATGGCCGTCGTTGTGGATGTTCTCCCGCGCGCAAGACAGCAAGCATTCGGCGTCTTTGAAGGAGGCCGAATTTGATTTCAACCTCGGCTATGTGGTCACTGTTGTGACAGCAGTCTTTTTTGTGATTTTGGGTGCCTACACGATGTATGGCACCGGTGAGGGAATGTTTGCGGGCAGTGGGGTGTCTTTTGCTCAGAATCTCATTCGCCTGTACACCGAAGCCATGGGTGGCTGGGCCGCTTGGGTGATTATTCCGGCGGCTTTTGCGGCGATGTTTAGTACAACGCTCACCTGTTTGGATGCGTATCCACGCAGTATTTCAGCGATCCAAGGTTTGCTGCAGGGGTCTGATCGAGGGGATTTGGCCTCGGCTCCTCAGCAGCGTCGTTTGTCCGTGTGGTTAGTGCTGCATTTATTGGCTGCCTTGGTGGCCCTGCTGTTTGCGTTCAGTGGGGGGATTGGAGTGAAAGATTTCGTTTTCGGTGCGATGACAGGAAGCTTTCTGACAGCTCCGTTATTTGCCTGGATGGCCATGGACACGATGAACAGTGACTTGGTGGCTGTAGAGCATCGCGATGGTCCAGCGATGCAAGTGCTCACTTGGTTTGGTCTGGCCTTTTTGACAGGCTTCAGCTTGCTCTTCCTCGGTTGGTGGGTTTTCGGTTGGGGTGCCTGA
- a CDS encoding rubrerythrin family protein, with protein sequence MDLSKPATQANIEAAFGGESMANRKYLFFADVAKKLGRTDLAKLFRDTAAQETEHAFAHFRLLHPELVFSDPSALSDDDKQALLTRCLELAIEGETYEYTTMYPEFAEQARNDRDHGAEAEFNEQTSESKDHAGIFKTAAKNFGLLTPIEQHHAESYGVALEALQGKGQAGQTDEPIAGKWICKVCSMIYDPAEGDPDSGIAPGTPFEAIPDDWSCPICGVRKASFVPYREAELKSA encoded by the coding sequence ATGGATCTTTCCAAGCCAGCTACCCAGGCCAACATCGAAGCGGCCTTTGGTGGCGAAAGCATGGCCAATCGCAAGTACCTTTTCTTTGCTGATGTCGCCAAGAAACTCGGCCGCACCGATCTCGCCAAGCTCTTCCGCGACACCGCCGCCCAAGAAACAGAGCACGCGTTTGCTCACTTCCGCCTGCTTCATCCGGAGCTCGTGTTCAGCGACCCCAGTGCGCTCAGCGACGACGACAAACAGGCCTTGCTCACACGCTGCCTTGAACTTGCCATCGAAGGCGAAACCTACGAATACACCACGATGTATCCGGAGTTTGCTGAACAGGCCCGCAACGATCGCGATCACGGAGCTGAAGCGGAGTTCAACGAACAAACCAGCGAATCGAAAGATCACGCAGGCATCTTTAAAACAGCTGCCAAGAACTTCGGACTGCTCACGCCCATCGAACAGCACCATGCCGAGTCCTATGGCGTTGCCCTTGAAGCGCTACAAGGCAAAGGCCAAGCGGGACAGACCGATGAGCCGATAGCCGGCAAATGGATCTGCAAGGTCTGCTCGATGATTTACGACCCTGCAGAAGGCGATCCCGACTCCGGAATTGCGCCCGGCACACCTTTTGAAGCGATTCCAGATGATTGGTCTTGCCCTATTTGCGGTGTTCGCAAAGCCAGCTTCGTGCCTTATCGGGAAGCGGAATTGAAGTCCGCCTGA
- a CDS encoding Hsp20/alpha crystallin family protein has translation MITLRTSPFDLLDRLEQQVSQAERVPAAEVIETNASYTVRLELPGVDHDSIDIKATDRSLLISAERQPTIPVEDNTSPAEAGADSNANAQQLLSEFRAGTWSRSFRFAKPLDRDQLEASYRDGILEIRAAKSDNRTTVSVKVES, from the coding sequence ATGATCACCCTTCGTACATCACCCTTCGATTTGTTGGATCGCCTTGAGCAGCAAGTTTCACAAGCTGAACGCGTTCCCGCTGCTGAAGTGATCGAAACCAACGCCAGCTACACCGTGCGTCTGGAGCTACCAGGCGTTGACCATGACTCCATCGATATCAAAGCGACGGATCGTTCGCTTTTGATTAGCGCTGAACGGCAACCCACCATCCCCGTTGAAGACAACACATCCCCAGCCGAAGCAGGCGCAGACTCAAATGCAAACGCGCAGCAGCTGCTCAGCGAGTTCCGGGCGGGAACATGGAGTCGCAGTTTTCGGTTCGCCAAGCCGCTCGATCGCGACCAATTAGAGGCCTCCTATCGCGACGGCATTCTTGAGATCAGGGCTGCCAAAAGCGACAACCGCACCACCGTGTCGGTGAAGGTGGAAAGCTGA